From the Apus apus isolate bApuApu2 chromosome 4, bApuApu2.pri.cur, whole genome shotgun sequence genome, one window contains:
- the CRACD gene encoding capping protein-inhibiting regulator of actin dynamics, with the protein MINLFKKPYKKKAGKFQPFKKLFSKRKKREPASDCEEAKLKPSHSFGNVCNSTSSSDEEPNGGLRSSHYSMGSRAFSHDSIFIPDGRTEGEQAIQAMSQENVLGKVKTLQQQLAKNIKFGQPPQMTISVRTLGEANTNIEEDTLLSSPMEIETQQQDTVISDSGNKSADTPDMLRAMNLPGTGHEVEEKVTPVKSSRPKRQFSCSGTIETINLDSVPQAVARLDNSAAKHKLSVKPKKQRMSRKHKRLTKGSQSLTITEFEPEDLEIQVYGDRYPSYNGHIITDKLIQNRDEQKQLQLAEEKITEDHWGILEAERIRQIVEMEEQREMEEQKCQELEQMQKEQERRCCEEERRQYLLEGETTLETEEQTCHKDERRLLEDEKRQDLEEQRLQELEKQRWKKLEEQQVQELEEKHQELERQQRHELEEQRHWEWEEQQRRELKEQKIQEREEQQRRELKEQKIQEREEQQRQEMEEQKLRDKEQQKRREMEEQKLQEQKEQQRREIEEQKLREREEQQRREMEEQKLREREEQQRREMEEQKLREREEQQRREMEKQKLREREEQQRREMEEQKLQEQEEKQKQELEEQKLREREEQQRREMEEQKLREQEEQKKHQEMEKQKHQEWEEHRCKKLEEKQGQELEDQKRLEQEELRQQEIEKWHQEEEERNRLEKQKELKDKEEKQRQELEEKEFQEAEIKMRQEKKAESLKQQKKQEEQRQHLKEKGEKIENEQPQQVMDKKKKWEGQRKHKLTKQMHMESAETVPQDELKQLKEHNEKEWNKLEEQEVDTKGKSLQQNQQEKFLEQQQDKVELCTGSGDRHAVQEKLQEGSGSPKLKQPEKGNKTAEEVLAQKLKREVEAQEQKRIGEELRWQEVDERQTTSRPFTFQVSSGDKEIIFQKVNLSPVMPVKEAGLSSPSIKDYRMHTSSKVSHTLPSSVCVPHTAILVTGAQLCGTAVNLNQIKDTACKSLLGLTEERKNVDIPSPEKAQKKKQDPKTSSSKIKYAQETVNNQAVLAEWASIRSRILKNAENGKYNERDRGSVCRHSDDWTPRGRGGPHGNLRKTLSANAKFSITPAWQKFSEASKSSSHTENVSVAKGSETVAVNRITGSSTDLKEDAASTSKDNLTEKAKEKMETHSEMTDNTEGCKFAKDLPSFLVPSFSHSLGKELPQTELPSALENQQNNNTKKVDKPAPNGEENISPFGIKLRRTNYSLRFHYDQQTEQKKKKRYSAGDSFDGVPDPLITMEDEKESTVFAPQESTSPGMGRVPGNLKDSKDSPVTVVEVSQPAGSPVVLPAMGQSALPLHEKPACKSLVPQKPALAPKPTSQTPPSSPLSKMNRSNLADTLGQRFVKAESDRGWRKEDRANAVHPTPPNEYKNEEEEIREKKSFFPSISIPWREKNDKKPEPLKKEKPVLQSRHSLDGSKLMEKVETSQPLWITLALQKQKGFREQQATREERRQAREAKQAEKLAKENAALSNQSDNKSSSSKTSTLQKSTTQEGEKKIETAVSRLERREQLKKSNTLPTSVTVEISDSVPSTPLAKEVAKRFSTPDANPVSTEPAWLALAKRKAKAWSDCPQIIK; encoded by the exons caaCAGTTGGCCAAGAATATAAAATTTGGGCAGCCTCCACAAATGACAATTTCCGTGAGGACACTGGGGGAGGCAAACACTAATATAGAAGAGGATACGTTGCTCAGTAGCCCCATGGAGATTGAGactcagcagcaggacacagtgATCTCTGACAGTGGTAATAAA TCCGCGGACACTCCAGATATGTTGAGAGCAATGAATTTGCCTGGAACAGGACACGAAGTGGAAGAAAag GTCACTCCAGTCAAATCATCTCGACCAAAAAGACAATTTTCCTGTTCTGGTACAATTGAAACAATCAATTTGGATTCAGTTCCCCAGGCTGTTGCTCGTCTAGACAACAGTGCAGCTAAACACAAGCTGTCAGTGAAGccaaaaaagcagagaatgtCCAGAAAGCACAAGAGACTAACAAAG GGATCACAAAGTTTAACAATAACAGAATTTGAGCCAGAGGACCTAGAAATTCAGGTATATGGAGACAGATACCCAAGTTATAATGGACACATCATAACAGACAAGCTAATCCAGAACAGAGATGAGCAGAAACAGCTTCAACtggcagaggagaaaataacagaagacCATTGGGGGATCTTAGAGGCTGAAAGGATAAGGCAGATTGTAGAAATGgaagaacaaagagaaatggaagaacaaAAGTGCCAAGAACTTGAGCAAAtgcagaaagagcaggagagaaggTGTTGTGAAGAAGAGAGGAGGCAGTATCTCCTTGAAGGAGAGACAACTTTGGAAACAGAAGAGCAAACATGCCATAAAGATGAGAGAAGACTGCTGGAGGATGAAAAGAGGCAAGACTTGGAGGAGCAGAGGCTCcaagagctggagaagcagaggtgGAAGAAGTTGGAGGAGCAACAGGTCCAAGAACTGGAGGAGAAGCACCAGGAACTGGAGAGGCAACAGAGACATGAactggaggagcagaggcacTGGGAATGGGAGGAGCAACAGAGACGAGagctgaaggagcagaagaTCCAAGAACGGGAGGAGCAACAGAGACGAGagctgaaggagcagaagaTCCAAGAACGGGAGGAGCAACAGAGACAAGAGATGGAGGAGCAGAAGCTCCGAGACAAGGAGCAACAGA AGAGACGTGAGATGGAGGAGCAGAAGCTCCAAGAACAGAAGGAGCAACAGAGACGTGAGATAGAGGAGCAGAAGCTCCGAGAACGGGAGGAGCAACAGAGACGTGAGATGGAGGAGCAGAAGCTCCGAGAACGAGAGGAGCAACAGAGACGTGAGATGGAGGAGCAGAAGCTCCGAGAACGGGAGGAGCAACAGAGACGagagatggaaaagcagaagctCCGAGAACGGGAGGAGCAACAGAGACGAGAGATGGAGGAGCAGAAGCTacaagaacaggaagaaaaacagaaacaagagcTGGAGGAACAAAAGCTCCGAGAACGGGAGGAGCAACAGAGACGAGAGATGGAGGAGCAGAAGCTCCGAGAAcaggaggaacagaagaaaCATCAGGAGATGGAGAAACAGAAGCACCAGGAATGGGAAGAGCACAGGTGCaagaaactggaagagaaaCAGGGACAAGAGCTGGAGGATCAGAAGAGGCTAGAGCAGGAAGAATTAAGGCAACAAGAGATTGAAAAATGGCatcaagaggaagaagaaagaaatcggctggagaaacaaaaagaactcaaggataaggaagaaaaacagagacaagAGCTAGAAGAGAAAGAGTTTcaagaagctgaaataaaaatgagacaggagaaaaaagctgAGAGTCTcaaacaacagaagaaacaggaggaaCAAAGGCAACatttgaaggagaaaggagaaaagataGAGAATGAACAACCCCAGCAAGTAATggataagaaaaagaaatgggaagggcagagaaaacacaaactCACAAAACAAATGCACATGGAAAGCGCAGAAACTGTGCCACAAGATGAACTGAAGCAGCTAAAGGAACACAATGAAAAAGAATGGAATAagctggaagagcaggaggtagacacaaaaggaaaaagccttcagcaaaaccaacaagaaaagttCTTGGAACAACAACAGGACAAGGTTGAGTTGTGTACTGGAAGCGGTGATAGGCACGCAGTACAGGAGAAGCTTCAAGAAGGATCAGGATCCCCAAAACTCAAACagccagaaaaaggaaataaaacagcagaagaagTCCTAGCCCAGAAACTGAAGAGAGAAGTTGAGGCTCAGGAGCAAAAGCGAATAGGGGAAGAACTAAGGTGGCAAGAGGTAGATGAAAGACAGACCACATCCAGACCCTTCACATTTCAGGTGTCTTCTGGAGATAAAGAGATCATATTTCAGAAAGTAAATCTGAGTCCAGTCATGCCTGTCAAGGAAGCAGGACTGTCTTCTCCATCCATCAAAGACTACAGGATGCACACTTCCAGCAAGGTTTCTCATACACTTCCATCATCTGTGTGTGTACCCCATACAGCTATTTTGGTTACGGGAGCACAGCTGTGTGGCACAGCAGTTAACTTGAACCAGATAAAGGACACAGCTTGTAAATCATTACTTGGCttaacagaagagagaaaaaatgtggaTATTCCCTCACCAGAGAaggcccagaaaaaaaaacaggatcccaaaaccagcagcagtaaaattaaatatgcaCAGGAAACAGTGAACAACCAGGCGGTACTTGCTGAGTGGGCCTCTATCCGCTCCAGGATCCTGAAGAACGCAGAAAATGGCAAATACAATGAGAGAGACCGAGGAAGTGTCTGCAGACACAGTGATGACTGGACACCCCGAGGACGAGGTGGTCCCCATGGTAACTTGAGGAAAACCCTCTCTGCGAATGCAAAGTTCTCGATAACGCCAGCATGGCAGAAATTTTCAGAAGCTTCAAAATCCAGTTCACACACTGAGAATGTAAGTGTTGCAAAAGGCAGTGAAACAGTGGCTGTGAATAGAATCACTGGCTCATCCACTGATTTGAAGGAGGATGCGGCTTCCACTTCTAAGGATAACTTAACTGAAAAGgccaaagagaaaatggaaaccCATAGTGAAATGACAGACAACACAGAAGGCTGTAAATTTGCAAAAGATCTTCCATCTTTCCTTGTTCCaagtttttctcattctctgGGTAAAGAATTACCCCAGACAGAACTTCCCAGTGCTCTGGAAAATCAGCAGaataacaacacaaaaaaagtgGATAAACCAGCAccaaatggagaagaaaatatttctccttttggGATAAAGTTACGAAGGACAAACTACTCCTTACGTTTCCATTATGATCAACAgacagaacagaagaaaaagaaaagatacagTGCAGGGGATAGTTTTGATGGTGTGCCTGACCCACTAATTACAATGGAAGATGAGAAAGAATCCACTGTTTTTGCTCCACAAGAGAGTACATCTCCTGGCATGGGAAGAGTCCCTGGTAATTTAAAAGACTCAAAAGACTCTCCAGTTACTGTGGTGGAGGTTTCACAACCAGCAGGCTCACCAGTGGTCCTACCAGCCATGGGCCAGAGTGCTTTACCCCTTCATGAGAAACCTGCATGCAAGTCACTGGTCCCACAGAAACCTGCTTTAGCTCCAAAGCCCACCAGCCAGACGCCACCATCATCTCCTCTCTCTAAAATGAACAGATCAAACCTAGCTGATACGCTCGGGCAAAGGTTCGTGAAAGCTGAATCTGACAGGggttggagaaaagaagacagagcaaATGCAGTGCACCCCACACCACCCAATGAGTACAAAAACgaagaggaagaaatcagagaaaagaaatcGTTTTTCCCATCTATAAGCATTccatggagggaaaaaaatgacaaaaagccTGAGCCATTGAAGAAAG aaaaaccAGTCCTCCAGAGCAGGCACTCTTTAGATGGCTCTAAATTGATGGAAAAAGTTGAAACTTCACAACCACTTTGGATTACGCTAGCGCTGCAAAAGCAAAAGGGATTTCGTGAGCAGCAAGCCACGAGGGAGGAGCGGAGACAAGCCAGAGAGGCGAAGCAAGCAGAGAAGTTGgctaaagaaaat GCTGCTTTAAGCAATCAGTCAGataataaaagcagcagcagcaaaacaagcaCACTGCAGAAGTCTACCACTcaagaaggggagaagaaaattGAGACTGCTGTGTCAAGACTAGAAAGAAGGGAGCAGCTAAAGAAGTCAAACACCCTTCCAACTTCTGTGACAG TGGAAATTTCAGATTCTGTTCCGTCAACCCCACTGGCAAAAGAGGTTGCCAAGAGGTTCTCTACACCTGATGCTAACCCTGTGTCAACAGAACCAGCCTGGCTTGCATTAGccaagaggaaagcaaaagcctGGAGTGACTGTCCACAGATCATAAAGTAA